From the genome of Geminocystis herdmanii PCC 6308, one region includes:
- a CDS encoding phospholipase D-like domain-containing protein, translating to MVKIISLSLSIVGYLLFLNGCQNQPQKLPPLPQDSAIQVYFNYNQAQGKEYLETYRNIVRHGDNLEAVIIEQINSANTSLDIAVQEINLSELARAIVAKKKQGIKVRIVMENNYNLPLNKLNNNHGLGILKSANIPIIDDREDGSKGSGLMHHKFIIIDGKKVVTGSANFTLSDIHGDFDNLETRGNANHLLVIDSPELAKLFTQEFNYLWGDGVGKKQDSLFGLKKPDRSPKTLNIGDTTLTVKFSPTSPTKSWYNTPNGLIANTLQSANNSVNLALFVFTDQGISNTLQKKSLEGVEIKALIDRNFAYQYYSEGLDLLGVELPFKCKYQPNNNPWQNPIETVGIPNLEKGDKLHHKFGLIDDYTIITGSHNWSNAANHTNDETLLIIQNPLIAQHFRREFDQLYEDAILGIPDYIHRKIETETAKCQN from the coding sequence ATGGTTAAAATTATTTCTTTATCTCTAAGTATAGTTGGTTATTTACTATTTTTAAATGGTTGCCAAAATCAACCGCAAAAATTACCTCCATTACCCCAAGATTCTGCTATACAAGTTTATTTTAATTATAACCAAGCTCAAGGGAAAGAATATTTAGAAACCTATAGAAATATTGTCCGTCATGGAGATAATTTAGAAGCCGTAATTATTGAACAAATAAACTCAGCAAATACTTCTTTAGATATAGCAGTACAAGAGATAAATTTGAGTGAATTAGCAAGGGCAATTGTTGCTAAAAAAAAACAAGGGATAAAAGTTAGAATAGTTATGGAAAATAACTATAATTTACCTTTAAATAAACTCAATAATAATCATGGTTTAGGTATTTTAAAAAGTGCTAATATTCCCATCATAGACGATCGAGAGGATGGCAGTAAAGGCAGTGGTTTAATGCACCATAAATTTATTATAATAGACGGTAAAAAAGTAGTTACTGGTTCGGCTAACTTTACTTTAAGTGATATTCATGGAGATTTTGACAACTTAGAAACTAGGGGAAATGCTAATCATTTATTAGTCATAGATAGCCCAGAATTAGCGAAACTTTTTACTCAAGAATTTAACTATCTTTGGGGGGATGGAGTTGGTAAAAAACAAGATAGTTTATTCGGTTTAAAAAAGCCCGATCGATCGCCCAAAACTCTTAATATAGGAGATACAACCCTGACAGTAAAATTTTCTCCCACATCTCCCACTAAATCTTGGTATAATACCCCCAATGGTTTAATTGCTAATACTTTACAATCCGCCAATAATTCCGTTAATTTAGCATTGTTTGTTTTCACAGATCAAGGAATATCTAATACCCTACAAAAAAAGTCTTTAGAGGGGGTAGAAATAAAGGCTTTGATCGATCGAAATTTTGCTTATCAATACTATAGTGAAGGATTAGATTTATTAGGGGTAGAATTACCTTTTAAGTGTAAGTATCAACCCAACAATAATCCTTGGCAAAATCCCATAGAAACCGTTGGCATACCCAACTTAGAAAAAGGAGATAAATTACATCACAAATTTGGGCTTATTGATGATTATACCATTATCACGGGTTCTCATAACTGGTCAAATGCGGCCAATCACACTAACGATGAAACCCTTTTAATCATCCAGAATCCCTTAATTGCCCAACATTTTCGCCGAGAATTTGATCAACTTTATGAAGATGCTATATTAGGGATTCCTGATTATATTCACCGTAAAATCGAAACAGAAACCGCTAAATGTCAAAATTAA
- a CDS encoding uracil-DNA glycosylase family protein has protein sequence MSTIENLIEQIQKEAQRAEFPLDIPVYESVKKEPTKPIFYFGNLKSNICFFGRDLGKDEVIAGQPLIGASGTLVRQGFYQAIYGENTEDKEKLQSIKDRLILTNTVPYKPPENKAYGVKIKNRFRPFIEQFFVLYWEGHQIITLGTEAFKWFQNYSTKEEFNTFWEQGDRRYQKSLQITLTATDEAGKTHKKPVSIFPLPHPSPLNQKYYNRFPAMLKYTLSQIEF, from the coding sequence ATGAGTACTATTGAAAATTTAATTGAGCAGATTCAAAAAGAAGCCCAAAGAGCAGAATTTCCCTTAGATATACCTGTTTATGAATCGGTAAAAAAAGAACCAACTAAACCCATTTTCTATTTTGGTAATTTAAAGAGTAATATTTGCTTTTTTGGTAGAGATTTAGGTAAGGATGAAGTTATAGCAGGGCAACCTTTAATTGGTGCTTCTGGTACTTTAGTTCGCCAGGGATTTTATCAGGCAATTTATGGAGAAAATACTGAAGATAAGGAAAAGTTACAATCCATAAAAGATCGTTTAATCTTAACTAATACTGTACCCTATAAACCACCAGAAAATAAGGCTTATGGGGTGAAAATAAAAAATAGATTTCGCCCTTTTATTGAGCAGTTTTTTGTCCTTTATTGGGAAGGTCATCAAATTATTACATTAGGTACAGAAGCGTTTAAATGGTTTCAAAATTACTCTACTAAAGAGGAGTTTAATACTTTTTGGGAACAGGGCGATCGACGCTACCAAAAAAGTTTACAAATCACTTTAACCGCTACGGATGAAGCAGGAAAAACCCACAAAAAACCTGTATCTATTTTTCCTTTACCTCACCCCTCACCATTAAATCAAAAATATTACAACAGATTCCCTGCAATGTTAAAATATACATTGTCACAAATTGAGTTTTAA
- a CDS encoding Uma2 family endonuclease: MTITPIKKTTLTLEEFLQQDYIEESPAYEYIDNAIVRKSMPQGKHSQIQYKICEVINQFSQTDKVAYGLPELRCNFGNRSIVPDIAVFFWERIPLDEEGEIANQFNSYPDWCIEILSPNQKPTKVIDNILFCLEYGTQLGWLIDSDEKIILVFEQQKPLKIYRHEEILPVINNLNLELTVNQIFSWLKIK, encoded by the coding sequence ATGACTATCACACCCATTAAAAAAACAACTTTAACCCTTGAGGAGTTTTTGCAACAGGATTATATTGAAGAATCTCCAGCCTATGAATATATTGATAATGCCATAGTTAGAAAATCGATGCCTCAAGGAAAACATAGCCAAATTCAATATAAAATTTGTGAAGTTATTAATCAATTTTCTCAAACAGATAAAGTTGCCTATGGCTTACCTGAACTTCGTTGTAACTTTGGGAATAGATCGATCGTACCAGATATTGCAGTTTTTTTCTGGGAAAGAATACCTTTAGATGAAGAAGGAGAAATAGCGAATCAATTTAACTCTTATCCTGATTGGTGTATAGAAATTTTATCCCCTAATCAAAAACCAACAAAAGTAATAGATAATATTTTATTCTGTTTAGAATATGGAACACAATTAGGCTGGTTAATTGATAGTGATGAAAAAATTATTCTGGTATTTGAACAACAAAAACCGTTAAAAATTTATCGTCATGAAGAAATTTTACCTGTTATTAATAACCTTAATTTAGAATTAACAGTCAATCAAATATTTTCTTGGCTTAAAATTAAATAA
- a CDS encoding serine hydrolase — translation MGKKPSGVGTNSLNGRVIKTSDVVSPKNPITSEKPKNLTNVILNNVFRLAIVGVGMGTIFGSILANVDLTKPLFPDVNLPFVDGLLTKITQNSSETSDNIPENVSVTETKEDSSSPRNSESLAFSRELGDLKNKFAQLQTKYPQLEAGAFFVDLDNGAFVNFNGITTFSAASTIKTPILVAFFQDVDAGKIYLDEQLATSPSNIGGGAGGMQYQPVGTKYSAIHTATEMIVNSDNTATNMIIERLGGKDELNRRFKEWGLDVTQISNLLPDLEGTNTTSPRDLAMVLAKVNQGDLISVRSRDRMLDIMRQTRTRTLLPQGIEKDATIAHKTGDIGTVLGDAGIIDIPTGKRYIGGVLVKRPHNDYTARTLIQDISRTAYQHFKWYQPRSSVATPSSSPSGN, via the coding sequence ATAGGGAAAAAACCCTCAGGGGTGGGTACAAATTCTCTTAATGGTAGGGTAATAAAAACAAGCGATGTGGTATCCCCTAAGAATCCCATTACTTCCGAAAAACCAAAAAATTTGACTAACGTTATCTTAAACAACGTTTTCCGATTAGCTATTGTGGGGGTAGGTATGGGTACTATTTTTGGTAGTATTTTAGCCAATGTGGATTTAACGAAACCTTTATTTCCTGATGTGAATTTACCTTTTGTGGATGGTTTATTAACGAAAATTACTCAAAATTCTTCAGAAACATCAGACAATATCCCTGAAAATGTCTCTGTAACAGAAACAAAAGAAGATTCTTCATCCCCTCGAAATAGTGAATCTCTGGCATTTAGTCGAGAATTAGGGGATTTAAAAAATAAATTTGCTCAATTACAAACAAAATATCCTCAATTGGAAGCGGGAGCATTTTTTGTGGACTTAGATAATGGTGCTTTTGTTAATTTTAATGGTATCACCACTTTTTCCGCCGCTAGTACTATTAAAACCCCGATTTTAGTGGCATTTTTTCAAGATGTGGATGCAGGAAAAATTTATTTAGATGAACAACTTGCCACCAGTCCGAGTAATATAGGGGGAGGTGCTGGTGGAATGCAGTATCAACCCGTTGGCACAAAATACAGTGCTATTCATACCGCTACGGAAATGATTGTTAATAGTGATAATACTGCTACTAATATGATTATTGAGCGTCTTGGAGGTAAAGATGAGTTAAATAGACGTTTCAAAGAATGGGGGTTAGATGTCACACAAATCAGTAATCTTTTGCCTGACTTAGAAGGCACAAATACCACTAGCCCAAGGGATTTAGCTATGGTGTTAGCTAAGGTTAATCAAGGAGATTTGATTTCGGTTCGATCGCGCGATCGAATGTTAGATATAATGAGACAGACTCGCACCCGAACTTTATTACCCCAAGGTATAGAAAAAGATGCCACCATTGCCCATAAAACAGGGGATATAGGCACAGTATTAGGAGATGCAGGAATTATCGACATCCCCACGGGAAAACGTTATATCGGGGGAGTCTTAGTCAAACGCCCTCACAATGACTATACAGCTAGAACATTAATACAAGACATTTCTCGCACAGCTTATCAACACTTTAAATGGTATCAACCTCGTTCTTCTGTGGCAACTCCTTCTTCTTCACCATCGGGGAATTAG
- a CDS encoding aromatic ring-hydroxylating dioxygenase subunit alpha — MGQLDIKPNIRTCGINLNHWYVVASSAELKKQPLGVTLWDKNIVLFRNGKGEIQALDDRCPHRQVKLSDGQIVGNDVECAYHGWRFDGDGKCSFVPYLTEKQKLPSCQLKSYPVKEFDGFIWLFPGDGDSEAIQPMGLPEWEHLNYIGSMTKIDCPGHFSFLIENLMDMYHGHLHDNYQAWASASLKDITTEFDRETGLCHRVDVLYEAQSYYRIDKIWSISQLFFPPLRRLHPEPLTVSYVYPHWSSSLGKDFKIYCLFCPINETTTKAYLVHFTSLEAFWRLHKLPVAFRRFVKNSLFGTAKGLLDGLVRQDVAMIKQEQEAFLANPFQRLYELNPAIAQVQNLIISQGIKY, encoded by the coding sequence ATGGGACAATTAGACATTAAACCAAATATTCGTACCTGCGGTATTAATCTTAATCATTGGTATGTGGTTGCTAGTAGTGCAGAATTGAAAAAACAACCCCTTGGGGTAACATTGTGGGATAAAAATATAGTGCTTTTCCGCAATGGAAAAGGAGAAATTCAGGCTTTGGACGATCGATGTCCTCACCGTCAAGTAAAATTAAGTGATGGTCAAATTGTGGGCAATGATGTTGAATGTGCTTATCATGGTTGGCGCTTTGATGGTGATGGTAAATGTTCTTTTGTACCCTATTTAACGGAAAAACAAAAGTTGCCTAGTTGTCAATTAAAATCTTATCCTGTCAAAGAATTTGATGGTTTTATCTGGTTATTTCCCGGAGATGGTGACTCTGAAGCGATTCAACCCATGGGATTACCAGAATGGGAACATCTTAATTATATCGGTAGCATGACGAAGATAGACTGCCCCGGACATTTTTCCTTCCTTATCGAAAATTTGATGGATATGTATCACGGGCATTTACATGACAATTATCAGGCTTGGGCTTCCGCATCCTTAAAGGATATTACCACAGAGTTCGATCGAGAAACAGGGCTATGCCATCGAGTGGACGTTTTATATGAAGCTCAAAGCTATTACCGCATCGATAAAATTTGGTCAATTTCTCAGCTATTTTTCCCACCATTGCGCCGTTTACATCCTGAACCCTTAACGGTAAGCTATGTATATCCTCATTGGAGTTCTAGTTTAGGCAAAGACTTCAAAATCTATTGCTTATTTTGCCCTATCAACGAAACCACGACTAAGGCTTATTTGGTACATTTTACTTCTTTAGAAGCCTTCTGGCGCTTACATAAATTACCCGTTGCCTTTCGTCGTTTTGTCAAAAATAGCCTTTTTGGCACTGCCAAAGGCTTACTCGATGGTTTAGTGCGTCAAGATGTGGCTATGATTAAACAAGAACAAGAAGCATTTTTAGCCAATCCTTTTCAGCGTCTTTATGAATTAAATCCTGCCATCGCACAGGTACAGAATTTGATTATTTCTCAGGGAATAAAATACTAA
- a CDS encoding LptA/OstA family protein: MKVSIEPNKKTFYSSLIALFLLTFGVVSVSKQFQFNQVNAQSVAPAQPLTVRSDVQEANSETGVITARGNVYINYPARNLQATSTQAQYFSRERRLVLTGNVYVLQEGNTMRAETMTYLIDEGRFIATPETKQQVESVYLVEDQETK; encoded by the coding sequence ATGAAAGTTTCGATCGAACCTAACAAAAAAACCTTCTATTCATCACTAATCGCCCTATTTCTCTTAACCTTTGGTGTGGTTAGTGTTTCTAAACAATTTCAGTTTAATCAAGTCAACGCTCAATCTGTAGCACCAGCTCAACCTTTAACGGTTCGATCGGACGTTCAAGAAGCCAACTCCGAAACAGGAGTTATCACCGCTAGAGGCAACGTCTATATTAACTATCCCGCCAGAAATCTTCAAGCCACTTCCACTCAAGCCCAATATTTTAGTAGAGAAAGACGGTTAGTTTTAACAGGAAATGTCTATGTTTTACAAGAGGGAAACACCATGAGGGCAGAAACCATGACATACTTGATCGATGAAGGTCGTTTTATCGCTACGCCTGAAACAAAGCAACAAGTAGAATCAGTTTACCTAGTGGAAGATCAGGAAACTAAATAA
- a CDS encoding EamA family transporter, which yields MLNALILFILVITQVLGDVSLSHAMKIYGEITSFSPSAIIDITFYLCTSYWFYLALVGLGVSWFLYMFCVSKMDLSYVLPIHASSYICNALLAWLILQETVTPVRWFATGIVSVGVFVVGYSQHRKEKLAKKLASPANIPKPEVTKILVSLPFVSVIPIMWLGVIFMVVADSMGDLLNAKGMKQIKPMTSLSLKSFIQWISQIFTNVSVLVGIIFQLIALLLFISLLSWDDLSLIRPASTISYIITLIFAKYILQEKIDRGRFIGICWILSGVAMLSVT from the coding sequence GTGTTAAATGCTTTAATCCTGTTTATCTTAGTTATCACTCAGGTTTTAGGAGACGTTTCTTTGAGTCATGCCATGAAAATTTATGGCGAAATCACCTCTTTTTCTCCCTCAGCAATTATTGATATTACCTTCTATTTATGCACATCCTATTGGTTTTATCTAGCTTTAGTGGGATTGGGTGTTTCTTGGTTTTTATATATGTTTTGTGTTTCCAAGATGGATTTAAGCTATGTTTTACCTATTCATGCCTCTAGTTATATTTGCAATGCTTTACTAGCTTGGTTAATTCTTCAAGAAACCGTTACTCCTGTCAGATGGTTTGCTACTGGTATTGTGTCTGTAGGAGTTTTTGTTGTAGGTTATAGTCAACATCGCAAGGAAAAATTAGCTAAAAAGTTAGCTTCTCCTGCCAATATACCTAAACCAGAAGTAACTAAAATTTTAGTATCCCTGCCTTTTGTTTCTGTTATCCCGATTATGTGGTTAGGGGTTATTTTCATGGTGGTAGCGGATAGCATGGGAGATTTGTTAAATGCTAAGGGGATGAAGCAGATTAAACCCATGACTTCTTTGTCTTTGAAAAGTTTTATCCAATGGATTAGTCAAATTTTCACCAATGTATCTGTTTTAGTTGGTATTATATTTCAATTAATAGCACTCTTATTATTTATTTCCCTTTTGAGTTGGGATGATTTAAGTTTAATTCGTCCTGCTAGTACTATTAGTTACATCATTACTTTAATTTTCGCTAAATATATTTTACAGGAAAAGATCGATCGAGGTAGATTTATCGGTATTTGTTGGATTTTAAGCGGAGTAGCTATGTTATCGGTGACTTAA
- the hpnK gene encoding hopanoid biosynthesis-associated protein HpnK, which translates to MLTKSPRYAVINADDFGYSDSVNEAIITAYHQGILTSTSLMVTADKADSAVKLAKENPSLGVGLHLVLCCGKSALHPAQIPHLVDQQGYFDRSAGKAGLKYQFIPQAKQELKEEIKAQLDLFQATGLSLSHVDGHLHLHTHPLVLKILAELASEYDIKFIRLPHEELNFTLKIDSTNLPLKVVYSIVFKLLRNHGEKLLKNYGVKYLEKIYGLLATSQISKSYLLGLIPQIKADIIEIYSHPQSISSDIELDALCSQEVRELLNSNGFQLVNYHQLEEKLSGC; encoded by the coding sequence ATGTTGACAAAATCCCCTAGATATGCAGTGATTAATGCTGATGATTTTGGTTACTCCGATTCAGTAAATGAGGCAATTATTACCGCTTATCATCAAGGTATTTTAACAAGTACCAGTTTAATGGTGACAGCAGATAAAGCTGATTCTGCGGTAAAGTTAGCCAAAGAAAATCCATCTTTAGGGGTTGGTTTACATCTGGTGTTGTGTTGTGGCAAATCTGCTTTACATCCTGCCCAAATTCCTCATTTAGTAGATCAACAAGGTTATTTCGATCGTAGTGCTGGAAAAGCAGGGTTAAAGTATCAATTTATTCCTCAAGCAAAACAAGAATTGAAAGAAGAGATTAAAGCGCAGTTAGATTTATTTCAAGCTACGGGGTTATCATTATCCCATGTGGATGGTCATTTACATTTACATACTCATCCTCTAGTTTTAAAAATATTAGCAGAATTAGCTTCAGAATATGACATCAAATTTATTCGTCTTCCCCATGAGGAATTGAATTTTACCCTGAAAATTGATTCTACTAATTTACCTTTAAAAGTAGTTTATTCGATCGTATTTAAACTATTAAGAAACCACGGTGAAAAATTATTGAAAAATTATGGTGTTAAATATTTAGAAAAAATATATGGTTTATTAGCAACAAGTCAAATAAGCAAATCCTATTTATTAGGGTTAATTCCTCAAATTAAAGCTGATATTATCGAAATTTACTCTCATCCTCAATCTATTTCCTCGGATATAGAATTAGATGCTTTATGTAGCCAAGAAGTACGAGAACTGTTAAACTCAAATGGTTTTCAATTAGTCAATTATCATCAGCTAGAGGAGAAGTTATCAGGGTGTTAA
- a CDS encoding PIN domain-containing protein: MYVLDTDILIDVLRGHQPAITWFTSLTEMPNIPGFVVMELIQNTKNKQEVNQVFKLIAPLSIIWLSEVDCENALSDFTKYHLSDGVGLLDALIAHCSIGKNATLCTFNVKHYRVIPNLKITQPYMR; the protein is encoded by the coding sequence ATGTATGTGTTAGATACGGATATTTTAATTGATGTTTTGAGAGGGCATCAACCTGCAATCACTTGGTTTACTTCTTTAACAGAAATGCCAAATATTCCGGGTTTTGTCGTTATGGAATTAATTCAAAATACCAAAAATAAACAAGAAGTTAATCAAGTTTTCAAATTAATTGCTCCTTTATCTATTATTTGGTTAAGTGAGGTTGATTGTGAAAACGCTTTATCTGATTTTACCAAGTATCATTTATCTGATGGAGTCGGTTTATTAGATGCTTTAATTGCTCATTGTAGTATCGGCAAAAATGCTACCCTTTGCACTTTTAATGTCAAGCATTACAGAGTTATTCCTAATCTTAAGATTACACAGCCTTATATGCGATAA
- the ylqF gene encoding ribosome biogenesis GTPase YlqF, whose amino-acid sequence MALIQWYPGHISKAERQLKEQLTKVDVVLEVRDARIPLASHHPQVKEWIGEKPRILVLNREDMISDALQNEWYEWFRNQGETLFFTNAKDGKGVKAINKASQVAGIAVNERRRNRGMLPRPVRAVVIGFPNVGKSALINRLLNRKIVASARKAGVTRQLQWVRISDSIELLDAPGIIPLKLENQEDALKLAICEDIGDAAYNNQEVAQAFVDLLVNLGTESVLLDRYGLDALEMTGEEFVIKLAESKYNNDRERVARQLLQDFRKGYLGKVSLEYPPHEK is encoded by the coding sequence ATGGCACTGATTCAATGGTATCCCGGACATATTAGCAAAGCAGAAAGACAATTAAAAGAACAATTAACCAAAGTAGATGTAGTTTTAGAAGTAAGAGACGCAAGAATCCCCTTAGCATCCCATCACCCTCAAGTTAAAGAATGGATAGGAGAAAAACCTCGTATTCTCGTCTTAAATCGAGAGGATATGATTAGCGATGCTTTACAAAACGAATGGTATGAATGGTTTAGAAATCAAGGAGAAACCCTCTTTTTTACCAACGCCAAAGATGGTAAAGGAGTCAAAGCTATTAATAAGGCTTCCCAAGTCGCAGGAATTGCCGTCAATGAACGTCGCCGTAATAGAGGAATGTTACCTCGCCCTGTGCGCGCCGTAGTAATTGGTTTTCCTAATGTGGGCAAATCCGCTTTAATTAATCGTTTGTTAAATCGCAAGATTGTCGCCAGTGCCAGAAAAGCAGGAGTAACACGACAACTACAGTGGGTAAGAATTTCCGATTCGATCGAATTATTAGATGCACCCGGTATCATACCATTAAAATTAGAAAATCAAGAAGATGCCTTAAAATTAGCTATTTGTGAAGATATTGGCGATGCCGCTTACAACAATCAAGAAGTGGCACAGGCTTTTGTTGACTTATTAGTCAACTTAGGTACAGAAAGCGTATTACTCGATCGATACGGTTTAGATGCTCTGGAGATGACAGGAGAAGAATTTGTGATCAAATTAGCTGAATCTAAGTATAATAACGATCGAGAAAGAGTCGCCCGTCAATTATTACAGGATTTTCGCAAAGGTTATTTGGGCAAAGTTTCCCTCGAATATCCACCCCATGAAAAATAG
- the ahcY gene encoding adenosylhomocysteinase, producing MVATPTKLNYDIKDISLASVGRQRIEWAAREMPVLAQITDRFNQEKPLAGIRLVACCHVTTETANLAIALQAGGADAVLIASNPLSTQDDVAACLVNDYGIPVYAIKGEDNATYHRHVQTALDHKPNVIIDDGSDVVATLIKERQHQLADLIGTTEETTTGIVRLEAMFKDGVLTFPAMNVNDADTKHFFDNRYGTGQSTLDGIIRATNVLLAGKTLVVAGYGWCGKGVAMRARGLGSNVVVTEINPVKAIEAAMDGFSVMTMDEAARIGDIFVTVTGNKHIIRKEHFETMKDGAMVCNSGHFDIEIDLEALATMSREVKEVRNFTQQYLLNSGKSVIVLGEGRLVNLAAAEGHPSAVMDMSFANQALACEYLVKNKATLQPGIHSIPTEVDQEIARLKLQAMGISIDTLTPAQIEYMNSWTVGT from the coding sequence ATGGTTGCAACTCCTACCAAATTAAATTACGACATTAAAGATATTAGCCTAGCTAGTGTTGGTCGTCAAAGAATCGAATGGGCGGCAAGAGAAATGCCAGTTTTGGCTCAAATTACCGATCGTTTTAATCAAGAAAAACCCCTCGCTGGTATTCGCTTAGTGGCTTGTTGTCACGTTACCACGGAAACCGCTAACCTTGCCATCGCCCTCCAAGCAGGAGGAGCAGATGCCGTCTTAATCGCCAGTAACCCTCTTTCTACTCAAGATGATGTGGCCGCTTGTTTAGTCAATGATTACGGTATCCCCGTCTATGCCATCAAAGGAGAAGACAACGCCACCTATCATCGTCATGTACAAACCGCATTAGATCATAAACCCAATGTGATCATCGATGACGGTTCAGACGTAGTAGCAACTTTGATTAAAGAAAGACAACATCAACTTGCTGACTTAATCGGCACAACGGAAGAAACCACCACAGGCATCGTGCGCTTAGAAGCCATGTTCAAAGATGGTGTGTTAACCTTCCCCGCCATGAATGTTAATGATGCTGATACTAAGCACTTCTTCGATAACCGTTATGGTACAGGACAATCCACCCTTGATGGTATCATTCGCGCAACCAATGTTCTTTTAGCTGGAAAAACCCTCGTAGTTGCAGGTTACGGTTGGTGTGGCAAAGGCGTTGCAATGCGCGCTCGTGGTTTAGGTTCAAATGTCGTCGTTACCGAAATTAACCCCGTCAAAGCGATCGAGGCCGCTATGGACGGTTTCAGTGTAATGACAATGGATGAGGCGGCTCGTATCGGAGACATTTTCGTAACCGTTACTGGTAATAAACATATCATTCGTAAAGAACATTTTGAAACCATGAAAGATGGTGCGATGGTGTGTAACTCTGGTCACTTCGATATTGAAATTGACTTAGAAGCCTTAGCTACCATGTCCAGAGAGGTTAAAGAAGTACGCAACTTTACCCAACAATATTTACTCAATAGCGGTAAATCTGTCATCGTATTAGGAGAGGGACGTTTAGTCAATTTAGCGGCGGCTGAAGGACATCCTAGCGCGGTTATGGATATGAGCTTTGCTAACCAAGCCTTAGCTTGTGAATACTTAGTCAAAAACAAAGCGACTTTACAACCCGGTATCCATTCCATTCCTACAGAAGTTGATCAAGAAATTGCTCGTTTAAAACTACAAGCTATGGGTATTTCGATCGACACCTTAACTCCTGCTCAAATTGAGTATATGAACTCTTGGACTGTAGGAACGTAA
- a CDS encoding pentapeptide repeat-containing protein produces the protein MFKKLTRFFAVILILTILFIPNSAIAASSSAVTSTFESKDLSGQDFSGQNLQLAEFTKVKLENANFSNADLRGGVFNGVMAENVNLAGADITNGLTYVSNFDNADFTDAILREAIMQRSTFNNAKITGADFTEAVLDRQQIIKLCQYADGINSKTGASTRQSLGCP, from the coding sequence ATGTTTAAAAAATTAACTCGTTTTTTTGCTGTAATTTTAATATTAACAATCTTATTTATTCCTAACAGTGCGATCGCGGCTAGTTCTAGTGCCGTTACTTCTACCTTTGAAAGTAAAGACTTGAGTGGACAAGATTTTTCAGGGCAAAACCTACAATTAGCAGAATTTACCAAAGTTAAATTAGAAAATGCTAATTTCAGCAATGCAGACTTGCGAGGCGGAGTTTTTAACGGGGTAATGGCAGAAAATGTTAACCTTGCTGGTGCAGATATAACTAACGGTTTAACCTATGTTAGTAATTTTGATAACGCTGACTTTACCGATGCCATTTTAAGGGAAGCTATTATGCAACGATCGACCTTCAATAATGCTAAAATCACAGGGGCAGACTTCACCGAAGCAGTATTAGATAGACAACAAATCATCAAACTTTGTCAATACGCCGATGGTATCAATTCTAAAACAGGAGCTAGTACCCGTCAATCTCTAGGTTGTCCGTAG